The genomic segment gggggggtgggagtCCTTGGTCCCTGACCTCTAGggctgattctaggggccaacgTTGGCTCCAGGCCTATACCGAGAATGAGGACCCTAACAGATGCACCACCCTGCAAATGCCATGTGGGTAAAcctgacagagacagaggaaggcaaCACCAAAGCCCTAGCCTGACTCCATTAGGATGGGCCAATGGACCAGGCCTTGGGCAAACAGTTCATCTGCACAAGGCTTGGGTAGGGGCCTGGAAGTGGTAGAGGGTGGGACAGACTTGGCTTCCGGACATGTCTCTGAAAGTCGCTCCATCCTGCCATCAAGCACACCCTATGCCCTCATTCAGAGAGGAGGAGGTCAGCCTCCATTTGCTCTCCCTGTTGCTGGGTGCCTCTCTAGCCTGTGTGTAAGAGGGGAGTGGGGACTGGCTTTCAAACCTGCTTTCAGCTCAGAGGGGCCTGTAATCCTCTTTATCTTTGGCCagagtggaggagggagggactaaGGAAGGTCTAACCTACCACAGTGCCCCTGTTCTCCAGTTCACAGTGTGGAGTCCATGACTCTGGTTCTTCAGTGCTGCCTGAGTCTCTGGGGTGCCCCTGTTACCGTCTCTGGTGTCAAACCCCCAGATCTGACACAGCTAAGGGGCGGGAAAGGGAGAAAAGGCCTGAGACGGTAATGGGGCAGGACAGGCTTGGGGTGGTCCCGGCTCTCACCGGAGAGGAAGTGTGGTCAGAAGCAAGGGCTCCCTCAGGGACAGCAACAGGGCTATGGTTGGGGGAGCAGGGCTCACCCTGCACAGAGGAGCTCGGCTCTGACTGTTGGGCCACCCCAGGGGAAAGGGGACATCTCTGTGGGGGCTGGCTAGAGCATCAGTTGTTGGAATGTGGGGCAGGACAGGGGCTCCTGGTCTGTGAGCTCACACTGGGGATGTGGCCGTCGACTCACTGCTGCACAGACTCTCCACAATGTCAGCCCTCTGGATGCGGCGCAGGGCGGCTAAAAGGGCATCGAGCGTTGCGCTGTCCTGGGCACCCCAGCTGGCCATCAGGGCTCGGACTGGGCAGGTCTCGTGGGTGAAGGAGTCTATATGCTCAGGCTGGTAGCCCAGCTCGCCTGCCAGATGTCGCCAGGTGTCCCCTGCAGAGCCTTTGAGCAGCTTCTCCACCTCCTCGCGCTTGGTCAGGGGCAGGCTGCAGTAGAGGTTGCCGTCACCCTTGAGGGCTGCAGAGGACAAGAGCAGCTCAGACCCTGACCCTGGACCCTCTTTCCTCCAGTGCACGTAGAAGGTTGGGCCAAGGCGGCAAGTTAGAAGCAGAGGAATGGTCAAGATGAGGTCCTAGGTAGGGCCTGGGTGGGAGGGACCTGGGCCTTGCtgactcactgtctcttcctcacCCTCAGCTCTGGGCATCATCTTTTCCACTAGcgtcccatcccccattccccccctcccccccagccatCATCAAGGCAGAGGAGGGCACAGGGTTCCTCAGCTCCAGACAAGTGCAGCAAGTGTCCTAGAGCCCGGCGAGGGGCTGCTAATTAAGGTACACACTTAACCACTTGTTTCCTAGAAGTCCAGCGCGGGAGGCTAATTGCAGCTACTTTGGGCAGTAATTAACCCCCAGGGGGGACAATTAGCCTGATGAGTCTGGATGCTCCAACTTGTAAAAGCCTCCATTCCCCCAAGTCATCCCAGGGGAAAACATTCCCCTTCCCAAgtctcccaccccacccagccTCTCCTACCCAGTTACCCAGTTAGGCCCTTCTGTAGTCTAATCATAGCTAAACCCCCAGTTGTTTGCCTTCCCACTCACCCTGGCCTGAGGCAGTCTGTGTATGGGTCTGCTGGTCGTGCAGGCTCTGGCTGTCCACAGAGATGCCACTGTCGCTGTGGAGTTTTTCTCCCTCCGGTGGGGGCGTCTGGTTCACTGGCCGGCTGTTGGCTCCTTGTTTGTTCTGTTTACAGCTGTTCCACCTGGAAGCCAGGGACAGGCCAGGTCTCCGGGTGAGGGGTTGTATCAGCCAGTGCGGCCAACATAACTGTGCCCATGGTCCAGGCCAGGTGCCCTCCAAAGTATCTAAGGAACTTAGTTTTTACgtcagtggttctcgaccttcctaagcttgcgaccctttaacacagttcctcacattgtggtgaccctcacaaccataacattatttctgtggctacttcataactgtaattttgctattgttatgaatcatcgctgtaaatatctgataggtggatggtcttaggtgacccccgtgaaagggtcggTCAAccccaaggggtcacaacccacaggttgagaatcactgctttacaTGCTTTTATCTAAAAGGCTGAGAAGTGATAAGGTGCTcttttctgcacacacacacacacacacacacacacacacactgaatactcTATAGGCGTAGAAGAACTTGGTAAGCATTCAGTAAATGTTCGCAGAACAaacagtacataaataaataaatgacttccTAGAAATTCCCCTTTTCCCAATCTACCCTTCTAAAATAATCCCACATGTGAgcagcagatacacacacacacacacacacacacacacacacacacacacacacacacacatttccttggCAATTataagcaataacaacaacaacaaaaacctgaaaataaACCAAATGTCCATCAGGAGAGGACTGGCTAACTACATTACGGTCCAGGCATGTTGTTGAATGAGAGGCTGTAAATGATCAGACAATCTGAGTTCTGAGGAAAGCTCCCCCGAGGGGGATTAGGAAGGGAAAGTGTATTGTAGGTGAACGGTGTGTTTCCACTGAGTCATTGGGGAAGCGCTCCATGTCtacatataattataaaaaattcatgtgtgagtgtttgtattaaaaaaaaatacagtataaaCAGCTGGGAAAGTGTTATCCCGAAGAGATTTCCCACATGATGGGTAGGATTTGAGGAGATAAAGCGAGGCTTTTCCTTCTTGCTTTGGAAGATATTGGTCTTGGGACTGGGGCGATTGCTCAGTGGTAGTAAGCTTGCTTGGCACGTTCAAAGATCTGGGCTCCATCCCCCGCACCACAAAACAAATTTGGTCTTGTTtgcatttgcttttaaaaagcatGTATTACTttgatgatttaaaaacaaaatacaaaagagaATGGGACAACCATTTAAAGTTGAAAATGCCTTCTGGGAGTTTTTCTATGCCTTGAATTCCTTGATGTGGGTACCACAGGAGCCCAAGGGTGACATGGGAATTTGAGGGTGGCATGAAAGCCAGGGTGATTTAGGAAGACACATGTATACCCAGGAGACTGTGGGATGAGTGGGGTTGGGGGTAAGGATGCAAGCAGCCAGAGGTGGCAGGAGGTAAGGAATGGGGGAGCAGCCTGGGagtggggaggagctggagcCGGGACAGGAAAGGGAACTCTCTAACGTCACCGCCCCCAACCTGCCACACCCAAGGGTCAGGCACGAAATGGTGAGTGAGGATGGGTTTAGGGTTAAATTCAAagagtatgtgtgttttcaggccgCGGTGGGAGCAAATGTCTCCTCCATCCTCACTGTGTCCCCTCTTACCTCTTGAAAGCAATATAGGCCACGAGGCCTACAACCACAGCAGCCAAGATGGAGCAGTAGACAGGAATGAGGTTGTCCGTGGTGCCTCGGGTCACTACAGGCTGGGAGCTGCCCATCACAGTGGTCACCATATCTGCCACTGTGCTGGCTACGAGGTCTTGATCTGGAGGTGCCTCaggctcctgggtgctgggggccGTGCTGTCCGAGCCCTCTGCAGGGGTAGACCTTGTGATCCATCGGCCAGGGATCTCTGGGGAACAGGACCACAGAAGTTAGGACCTACCCAGGCCTTCCCCTTAGCTCGGACACTCCAGTGCCTTATCGTGAGCCTCCAATCCCTGGTGCCAGGCACACGGGGCCAGGCTGTTATGCATGGGGTTGGGGGCTGGGACTGTGCACACGAGTCATGTGAGTGGAGAAGAGCAAGGGCTGTATGACCAGAGACTTATGTCAGTACGGAACCTTGCTTTCCCCATCCAGAGAATGGGCTCTCTGAAAAGAAATGGTCTCTAAGAAACTTTTTGGCTTGGGCTGCGGAACCAGAATTCTAGTCTCTGTCCAGCAGCCAGGCACGAGGCAAACACACCAAGAAGCCTGAGCTGTAGAGATGTTTCAAGCTGGAGCAATGCCTCAGTTGCTTGGAGGGATGTAATTTCGCTGGCCTGGTGACCAGGGCCCTCTGGAAGGATGTGGCACTTAGGTACCTGATCAGAGATGATACAGGTGGCACTCAGCCCTCTTTCCTGTCTCAGATGCTCCAGGCTGGCACCAGAGGTGGACAGTACAACTGGCTTGCCTCCTCCCAGCCAGTCCTTGTCCAGTGGCCAGCATGTTGTTTCATGTGCTGCCTGACCCCCAAACAGCCTGGCCCTGGCACCTAGAGAAGACTGGGTCAGACAGCTGGCACCCTtgttggcaggaagcagacagctgGTGGAGGGAGGATCTGTAAAGTAGGCACTGCCTACTGCCTCAGAAGAAGCAATTCTGGGCTTGGCCACCCATCTAGGCCTGCTCATGCTGTTCGGGCACTGCCAGCCTTCCTGGCAGAGGCCCCGGCCCCTCCTGGCACTGGTGGGTGGGATTTTCCATTCTGCCACCCAGCCAGAGGCAGTGCTAGGGGTTGTGGGTTCTGGATGGTGGCCTGGGGGATACTTGTCTGGGCAAAGCAGCCTGTCCCGTCCATTCTCACTTCCCACGCTTGGGGCAGGCATACTAGCGGGGTTAAGGGGAGGACACCTTGCTACCCAGCTCTGTCCCGCCCAGGCTACATTGTGCCCACCCAAGCTGGAGTTGAAGCTGCCCACTAGTCCTCTGGGCCTCCCCGGCTCGAGACAGAAATGCTTCAAAGGCCCCATTTTCAGCACCTTCTGAGGGGTAAGGCCCCCAGATGTGAGTCTGGAATCCATCTGGCTGGCAGTAGGGAGGTTGCCATCTGCTGCCCAGTCCCACCCTTCCCCCATCCCAGTACTGGACAGGGCTGGAAGGGGGGGGACATGGGAAGTGAAAGAGACAGTCTTGTCTGGGTGTTGGACCCTAGAGCCTTCTTGTGATGAGCTAGGGTAACAGGGCCGGTTGGGGGTACAGCCTGAGCCCCGGGGCTGTAGATATGACTCAGTTCAGATTGACAGCCCTGACCCTGATGCTGACGTGGGTGGGTGAGGGGTATAGAAATGAAGGAGCCTCGGAGTAGGGCTGAAAACAGTGTCgagtgtccaggacaccttcccttaccctctccagcctctctgatGGGGGTGGAGACGAGATCCAGATGTGGCCCTGTCCCCTAGCATTCCGACCCGCTAAGCCCTTGGCAGGTCCTGACAGCCATTTCCGGAATGGGAGCTatcaggaggaagagggagcaggTGACCCCTCTGAAACATCAATGTGGTAAGGGGCTGGGCATCTGCCCCAAGGCTGGGTGAGTCACCATGTTGACACCTGAAATGTATATGCAGGAAAGTATGCTACATTGGACTAGACTGCCAACTCAAGAATCAAATTCCACTTCCTGAAAGGGATGCTTGGCCTCCGGGCTAACATTTAACCCTTCGGAGGTTGGAACAGAAAGAAGAACAATATAGGGATAAACATTCCTCCAGGGTGCCTTCTGCCAAGATGGGAAAGTAGGGTGGCATCTGGGAGGAAATAACTCCCTAAACAGCGAGGTCTTCTCCTTTTCCAACTAGACCCTTCCTTTACTCTAAACACACCCCTGACCCTGTACCCCAGGCTGATTCAGACCTGCGCACAGAACTGGGCTGCCCACTCGCCTGCTGCTTGGCTGTTGAAGCTCTCTCCCAGCTCAGCCTAGCTTCTGGGGCCTGTGAAAATCTCCACCAGAGCCACCCGGGGCCTATGCCCCACCGCATCCCTCTCCACCTATTCAATAAAGAACACTGCAAACTTATTTAGGTCCTCAGTGCGGCTTACCAGCCTTCTCCACTCTGTTACTTGAGCAAGCTTAAGTCTGGGTATGGGGAGGCTCTGGCTGGTTGTCAGGACCTGGGCCCCCCCTACCCCCAGCAAGGACAGGGGACCTGTATCTTCTACTCAGCTAGAGGCTGACGGAAGGCAGAAACCGTGCCGCCTCCATCAGAATCTCCAAAGCTGGGGCTGTCTTCTCCCTCCAGGAACTAGGGGCTGGGTTGTGGGGCACCCCTCACTGGACCAGTACCAAAGGCCATCCCTCTCCAGGAAAACTAGGGACTCCCTGAAGACGGCACTCTGGCCTGCTCCGTGTGAGCACAACCTGAGGTTAGAGTTCATGGAACAACAGGTCCATGGGCGTGGCCACCGGCTGATGGACAGAATGGAAAAGCACCGCCCACTTCCCTCCCAGTCCCCTCTGAGATGAACACTACCAACCAGTGACCATGGTGGCTGTGCCCTGGCTCCCAGGTGCCTCCTCCTCTCCCAGGACCCCCCTATCTCCTTCAGGTGAGCTATCTGGATAAAGCAGGCCCACCCAGCTCGTACCGCCCCCAGTAGACAAGAGCCCTCCAGGCATGTCCCACCTTATCCTACCCACCCCCAGCCCATATATACCACTCCTCTTTTGTTCCACAAAACTACTTCTCTCATTACCTGGCCATTTACAGCAGCCAACTCCATCTTACTAAACTGCCACAATGTTTCCACCTCCTCCCCAGACACCATGAGAGGAATGTGCCATCTACCCCAACAACCCTGTGGCCGTCAAAACCGGGTCCAGAGCCAAGAGTAACCTCCCTGATGTCTCGCAGAGCTGATCTGATTTGGGATTGCTACAGGCATCATTGTCACCTGCATCTGGCCTCAGAGCTGCAGGGTCCTTACTCCTGTAGGTCCCCAGCCCCACTCCAGTTCAGAAAACCTGCCTCATGCTAAGGAGACCTGCTTCAGGCTCTAGCATCTATAGCTCCTTCCAGGTACCGTTTGTTGTGCATGGAATCTCTGGGAGAGGAATTAGGAAGACTTCTTCCAGTGAACAGTAAGCCAGGCTTTCCCAACGTCAGTCCAAAGAAGGACTTAGTGAAAAGGTTTTTGCGGTGAGG from the Peromyscus eremicus chromosome 8a, PerEre_H2_v1, whole genome shotgun sequence genome contains:
- the Ngfr gene encoding tumor necrosis factor receptor superfamily member 16, producing the protein MRAGAACSAMDRSRLLLLLLLLGVSLEGAKGTCSTGLYTHSGECCKACNLGEGVAQPCGANQTVCEPCLDSVTFSDVVSATEPCKPCTECLGLQSMSAPCVEADDAVCRCAYGYYQDEETGRCEACSVCEVGSGLVFSCQDKQNTVCEECPEGTYSDEANHVDPCLPCTVCEDTERQLRECTPWADAECEEIPGRWITRSTPAEGSDSTAPSTQEPEAPPDQDLVASTVADMVTTVMGSSQPVVTRGTTDNLIPVYCSILAAVVVGLVAYIAFKRWNSCKQNKQGANSRPVNQTPPPEGEKLHSDSGISVDSQSLHDQQTHTQTASGQALKGDGNLYCSLPLTKREEVEKLLKGSAGDTWRHLAGELGYQPEHIDSFTHETCPVRALMASWGAQDSATLDALLAALRRIQRADIVESLCSSESTATSPV